Proteins co-encoded in one Thermomicrobiales bacterium genomic window:
- a CDS encoding ABC transporter permease has translation MNSVSDAANAADPIAGPRQRRLPGDSRQARFTWLLLVLPVLYMLVMYVYPVSVMLLRSITDPNLGLGNFRDLFTNSGYRRVLFTTVRISFYVVVLTLLLGYPVAYMLSTLPPRAARMATFLVLLPFWTSVLVRSFAWIVILGDKGLINAWFAPLNNDKPFHLLFSEKAVVIGMVHVLLPFMILTLTATMAQIDKSLVLAAQTLGASPVRAFLTVYLPLSMPGVASGSMLVFIMGLGYYITPALLGGPRQLMFANLIDRFVNQTFQWGVAAAAAVLLLGISTLLYVASRRFGRVEGLFGG, from the coding sequence ATGAACAGCGTATCGGACGCGGCGAATGCGGCCGATCCGATCGCCGGCCCGCGACAACGCCGGTTACCCGGAGACTCCAGACAGGCACGCTTCACTTGGCTGCTGCTCGTCCTACCGGTGCTCTATATGTTGGTCATGTATGTCTACCCAGTGTCCGTGATGTTGCTCCGCAGCATCACGGATCCAAACCTTGGGCTTGGCAACTTTCGCGATCTGTTCACCAACTCAGGCTATCGGCGCGTGCTCTTCACAACCGTTCGCATCTCGTTTTACGTCGTCGTGCTGACGCTGCTGCTGGGCTACCCCGTCGCCTATATGCTCTCAACGCTGCCGCCGCGCGCAGCCCGGATGGCGACATTCCTCGTCCTGCTGCCGTTCTGGACGAGCGTGCTGGTGCGCTCGTTCGCCTGGATCGTCATCCTCGGCGACAAGGGACTGATCAACGCCTGGTTCGCGCCGCTCAACAACGATAAGCCATTCCACCTGCTCTTCAGCGAGAAGGCGGTCGTGATCGGCATGGTTCACGTCCTGCTGCCGTTCATGATTCTGACGCTGACGGCGACAATGGCTCAGATCGACAAGTCGCTCGTGCTGGCGGCGCAAACCCTCGGTGCGTCACCGGTGCGGGCATTCCTGACGGTCTACCTGCCGCTAAGCATGCCGGGTGTGGCCAGCGGCTCGATGCTCGTCTTCATCATGGGGTTGGGCTACTACATCACCCCGGCTCTCCTCGGCGGACCGCGCCAGCTGATGTTCGCCAATCTGATCGACCGCTTCGTCAATCAGACCTTCCAATGGGGAGTAGCCGCTGCCGCGGCCGTCCTACTGCTCGGCATCTCGACCCTGCTCTATGTCGCCTCGCGGCGGTTCGGGCGCGTCGAGGGCCTGTTCGGCGGATAA
- a CDS encoding ABC transporter substrate-binding protein, with product MTRRFDDTLPERLQTRLSRRGLLRYGGRAGAALAMMGGVTSLLAACGGDKGGATTAPSSGSASPTSGSGSSGSSGKGGQVRVAVWGGAIQDAENKYVFQPFTEETGIEVIMTGPPDPAKLKAMVDTGNIEWDLVEGGINWVIELGEDYFEKIDYSIFDQATIDGVPEIYRHPFGAGFYVFSTNIGWNTKTLGEGKKIENWTEFWDVEKFPGKRSLQGGSQPPLEFALLADGVEMKDLYPIDVDRALKKLKEIMPNIAQWWDSGAQPGQLLTSEQVVASSIWIGRIHSLRDQGAPIGFTFNQGSLTPAFWNIPKGAKNVDAAQKLAAYSLRADVQAKVWGNYVEGPTNTKAYDLMDPEHAKLLPTHPDNAGLQFVPDEEWWGKNRAKVLEQFQALILS from the coding sequence GTAACGTCGCTGCTGGCCGCCTGCGGCGGCGACAAGGGCGGGGCAACGACCGCGCCATCGAGCGGCAGCGCCTCGCCGACTTCCGGCAGCGGAAGCTCCGGCTCATCTGGCAAAGGTGGACAAGTGCGGGTCGCCGTCTGGGGCGGCGCGATCCAGGACGCTGAAAACAAGTATGTCTTCCAGCCATTCACCGAAGAGACTGGCATCGAGGTCATCATGACCGGTCCGCCGGATCCGGCCAAGCTCAAAGCGATGGTGGACACCGGCAACATCGAGTGGGACCTAGTCGAGGGCGGCATCAACTGGGTCATCGAACTGGGCGAGGATTACTTCGAAAAGATCGACTACTCGATCTTCGACCAGGCGACGATCGACGGCGTGCCCGAGATCTACCGTCATCCGTTTGGCGCTGGGTTCTACGTCTTTTCAACCAACATCGGCTGGAACACGAAAACGCTTGGCGAGGGTAAGAAGATCGAAAATTGGACCGAATTCTGGGACGTCGAGAAGTTTCCCGGAAAGCGCTCTCTGCAAGGCGGCAGCCAGCCGCCGCTGGAGTTCGCGCTACTGGCTGACGGCGTCGAGATGAAGGATCTCTATCCGATCGACGTCGATCGAGCACTCAAGAAGCTCAAGGAGATCATGCCGAACATCGCTCAGTGGTGGGATTCGGGCGCCCAGCCCGGCCAGCTCCTGACGAGCGAGCAGGTCGTAGCGTCCAGTATCTGGATCGGGCGGATTCACTCGTTGCGCGACCAGGGCGCGCCGATTGGCTTCACCTTCAACCAGGGGTCGCTGACACCGGCATTCTGGAATATCCCGAAGGGGGCAAAGAACGTCGACGCGGCTCAGAAGCTCGCCGCCTACTCGCTGCGGGCTGACGTCCAGGCGAAGGTGTGGGGTAACTATGTCGAGGGACCGACCAATACCAAGGCCTACGACCTGATGGACCCGGAACACGCAAAGCTGCTGCCGACCCACCCAGACAATGCCGGACTGCAGTTCGTCCCGGACGAAGAGTGGTGGGGTAAGAATCGAGCCAAGGTGTTGGAGCAGTTTCAGGCACTGATCCTCAGCTGA
- a CDS encoding ABC transporter permease, whose protein sequence is MAAIQTTTAGRAPRIPLRMRVQRNLFRWFYYAFVGAIFVFLIAPIAIVIHQSFNGVGYLSFPIQNPGLRWYRDFFGNDVWMRAIRTGLSLALIAAVISTLLGTMAAWALSRVTFRGKSLVLALMFSPIVAPTIILALAFYLFFADLQLIGNKYAIAAAYGVLGIPYSLVTVTAALTQFDPTQEHAAATLGAGPLRVLWHITLPQIATSIFAGFFFAFILAFDEVIIITFLGGGETITLARQMWNSVRYDLTPVLAVAGTLLIAFSMGIFLLVDIISTMRDRRRSG, encoded by the coding sequence ATGGCCGCCATTCAGACAACCACCGCTGGACGTGCCCCGCGCATTCCGCTCCGGATGCGGGTTCAGCGCAACCTGTTCCGCTGGTTCTACTATGCGTTTGTCGGCGCGATCTTCGTCTTCTTGATCGCGCCGATTGCGATCGTCATCCACCAGTCGTTCAATGGGGTCGGCTACCTGTCTTTCCCAATCCAGAACCCGGGCCTGCGCTGGTATCGCGACTTCTTCGGCAACGATGTCTGGATGCGTGCGATCCGCACCGGCCTGTCACTGGCGCTGATTGCTGCAGTCATCTCAACGCTGCTCGGCACGATGGCCGCCTGGGCGCTCTCGCGGGTCACATTTCGTGGCAAGAGTCTGGTGCTGGCACTGATGTTCTCGCCGATCGTCGCGCCGACGATCATCCTGGCACTGGCCTTCTACCTGTTCTTTGCCGACCTGCAACTGATCGGCAACAAGTACGCGATCGCCGCTGCCTACGGGGTGCTTGGCATCCCCTACTCACTGGTGACCGTCACGGCCGCATTGACTCAGTTCGACCCGACCCAGGAGCATGCCGCCGCGACGCTGGGCGCCGGGCCACTACGCGTGCTCTGGCACATCACCCTGCCACAGATCGCGACCAGCATCTTCGCCGGCTTCTTCTTCGCCTTCATCCTCGCCTTCGACGAGGTCATCATCATCACCTTCCTCGGCGGCGGCGAGACGATCACACTGGCGCGGCAGATGTGGAACAGCGTGCGCTATGACCTGACGCCGGTGCTGGCGGTGGCCGGCACGTTGTTGATCGCGTTCTCGATGGGGATATTCCTGCTCGTAGATATCATCAGCACCATGCGCGATCGTCGTCGCTCGGGCTAG